The Reichenbachiella carrageenanivorans region CATGCGAGCTCAACCACGCACCGATGGCTGGGATGCATTTTGGTTATCCCTATTGTCATGGAGGGGACATTGCTGATCCTATACATGGTGGTGAGTATAGTTGTACCGATTTTGTGCCGCCCGCACAGAAGCTAGGGCCACACGTAGCGCCACTTGGTTTGAAGTTTTATTCTGGTGATATGTTTCCCGAGGACTACCAAGGAGATATATTCATTGCCGAACATGGCTCGTGGAATCGGTCTGAAAAAATAGGCTACCGTATCATGCGAGTGTCTATGGCAGAGGGTAAGGCTACTGGTTATGAGCCTTTTGTGTACGGTTGGCTCGATGAGGACGAACAAGAGGCTTTTGGCCGTCCAGTAGATGTGCTCATTATGCCAGATGGCTCTATGCTGGTGTCGGACGATAAAGCAGGAGTGATTTATCGTATTGCCTATACTACCACCTGATGGAGTGTCATGTTGATTTTAGTTGCTCTGCGCCATACTATACCCTCAATGAGCTGGGTGGGCACACCACAGATTTGTGGATCGTGTGTCCTGGCTATGGCCAATTAGCCAAATATTTTATTCGAAGGTTTGATGTTTTTGATTCACAAAAGCATTTTGTGGTGGCTTTACAGGGCTTGTCTAAGTTTTATTTGCCAGATCAAAAACATGTAGGAGCGAGTTGGATGACCAAGGAAGATAGAGAGACTGAAATGAGAAATCAGCAGGCTTATTTCGATGCCGTGATGATCGCCGTTCTTCAGGGGCGTGTTTTGAATGATTTTAATATTCACCTCATGGGTTTTTCTCAAGGAGTGTCTATGATTAGCCGTATGGCGGCTTATGCCAAGATAGATTTTAAAAACCTAATTCTTTGGGCGGGAGGTTTTCCTCCAGAATTGTCTAAAGCAGATTTTTCTCACCTTAGCATGTATGCCAAGCTAAAAGTAGTAATCGGTACCCAAGATGAATTCTACGCTTTGGGTAAAAATTATCAAACTGAAATAGAGAAGATGGAAGTCGCTATTGGCCTTAAACCAGAGGTGATCACTTTCGAAGGGAAACACGAAGTGCAACGAGAGGTCCTCCAGCGTTGCTTGGAGTGATTGATTTTTTATAAAGGAAGATAGAGAATGAACCCGAAGACTCAAACACTGCAATTTTTCTTTTGACTCTAGCCTCTAGTCATTGTGATTTATTAAAAATGTTTTCAAATTTGTGATGATAAAAACATTGGTTTTATTTGAAGCGTGATCCAGTTTATTCAAAAATATTTCCTCAAGTCCACCAGTCTTTTGCTGAGCATTTATATGTTGAATCTTTCTATAGATGCAGCAGACATGGAAGGTCGGTATGATCCGACTGTTAACGAGATTGAGTCTGTTTTTGAATTAGTTTTAGAAGTAATCATGGATCAAGGGGATGTTTTGCCTGAGCATGACGAACCCGATCCCGAAACTGAAACGTGTTTTCTAGGCTTGGATCATATTATACCGTCTAGCCCATTTCAGTTCGAAACGATACTGCGATACCATATTCACGGTGCAGCGAGTTTTCTTGTTATGAGTTATGAGGATCCTTTCTTAAGCTCTCTAAATCCTCCACCCAAGTCATTTTCCTGATTTTCTTAGTTAGTAGTATCTAAAAGAAGAAGCCGTAAGAGTTAGACTTCTTTATGTACTATGCCAATTTATTATTTTGTTTTAGCAGAATGCAGGGCGAGATACGTCAAGTTTTGAAGGTTGCGAAGTGTGATCGCTTGTCACAATCGTGCAACAACGACCTGCTTCTGTGATTTTAAAAACCTAAGTTGTAAAAAAAGGAAGGAGTATTCATCCATTTGTGATGGAATATTTATTTCGTGTTTTCTAAGGCTTAATAAAGCACTAAAGCGAACGGTTGAGTTTCCTGAAAATACAACGATAAAACTTTGATTATGGAAAAGATAAATATTGTAGAAATAGATTACGAAGGTCAAACCATACCTCTTGAATCACACAAATTCGAATATCTACCTCGAATTAATGAACGAATAGTTTTGCGCACATCTAGTGGAGACGCTAAAGTGTATCAGGTGAAGGATATTCACCACACGGTAGCCGAAGGTACAACCGTTTATGTTGTTAGCGATTATAGATCACTGAATAGCGTATTACAAAGTATCGTGGAAAGTGTTGTGTAATGAGGAATAGTCATTTGTTGAGCTAATTGATCTCTGAAATCTAACAAATCTTGTAAAGTGTAAAATCGCCTGAACCCTCAGGCGATTTTTGTTTGTACTCGTCTGGAGTCTGTCAAGACCACTTTTTAAAATTGATATTTGCACCGTCGAGCACGTTATAGTCCTGTCCATCACATTTTCTGTTTCTTCATTCAAGTATTGTCATTAAGTTGCCGCTTTGAATTATAATGAAAAAAGCATGGTGACTAGGGGAATACTTGGATTGAGTTTGATTTTTTTTGGATTTGTGGCTATTGCACAACCGGATAGATGGCAGCAGCGAGTAGCATACAAAATGGAGATTGATATGGATGCTGAGTCCAATCAATTTTCGGGCACACAAGAACTCACTTATTATAACAACTCTCCAGACACCTTGTTTAAGGTGTATTATCACCTTTATTTCAATGCTTTTCAGCCAGGTAGCATGATGGACGTTCGCAGCCGAACGATCTCTGATCCTGACAAAAGAGTGGGTGATCGGATTTACCATTTGGGTGCAGACGAAATAGGTTATCATAAGATAAATTCTCTTTTTCAAGATGGAAAACCAGTGGATTATTCGATAGACGGCACGGTCATGACTGTGCAATTGGTTGCACCCATTATGCCTAATACTAGCGTGGTATTTCGAATGAAATTCGAGAGTCAAGTACCCCTACAAGTGCGTCGTTCTGGTCGAGATAATAAAGAAGGCATTCGGCTGTCTATGGCACAGTGGTATCCCAAATTAGCAGAATATGACTACTCTGGGTGGCATGCCTATGATTATGTGGGGCGGGAGTTTTACAGCCCATGGGGAGATTTTGATGTGTCTATCAAAATTGATAACGAATATGTAGTGGCCGCTACTGGATTGCTTAAGGAAGAGATAAATAGAAAGAAGAAAACAACTTATAGATATGCAGCAGAAAACGTACACGATTTTGTTTGGGCAGCAGATCCAGATTATGTACGTAAGGTCGTCAATGTTCG contains the following coding sequences:
- a CDS encoding alpha/beta hydrolase, translating into MECHVDFSCSAPYYTLNELGGHTTDLWIVCPGYGQLAKYFIRRFDVFDSQKHFVVALQGLSKFYLPDQKHVGASWMTKEDRETEMRNQQAYFDAVMIAVLQGRVLNDFNIHLMGFSQGVSMISRMAAYAKIDFKNLILWAGGFPPELSKADFSHLSMYAKLKVVIGTQDEFYALGKNYQTEIEKMEVAIGLKPEVITFEGKHEVQREVLQRCLE